The Deltaproteobacteria bacterium DNA segment GGGTACTTTTGAAGGCAAAGTAAACGGCCTGACGGGAAATCGGTTTCGTGGCATCGTAGGTCACAGAGACCCCACCACTTTTCTTCAGCGCCTCGAGTCCGTTCCTCTCCTCGACGACAAACGCGTCAATCCGGCCTGACGCGAGTTTCTTCATATTCGTGACATCATCATCTGCGGAATCGAAAAGGATCTTTCGATTCGACATGAGTTCGGCGGCGTAGGGATAACCACGGGTAATGCCCACTCTTTTACCTTCCAGATCCTCGCTCGTCCTCAACTCCGCCCCCTCCTTCCTGAAAAAGGCAAAGTCCTGTATGGTGTAAACGGGAGATGGTTTGGCGGCCGCTCCGAAAACAAGAAGTACATCCAGGGCCGGGAAAAAACCGTCGAATTTCCCCTGTGAAAAATCTCCCACTATTCTGGGAGGAGGCGCGATTTCAAGATCCAGGACATAGCCCGCACGTTTTGCAACTTCCCTGGCCAGATCGATAAAGACACCCCTGTCTTCACTCTCCACCATTTTGGGAATGGGGTAAGTTCCCATCCTGAGCGATGCCGCCATCAAAGGAGACACGGCAATCATGAACACAATCACCGAACATATTACAACCACTTTCCTCATATCTGACCTTCCTTTACCCATTGTCCGGCTGACCCGTAAAGTGCCCTGTTGCATCCTGTCTCCATCAGGATGCGGCATGGCCGGACCAAAGCCGGCAGCGTGATTCCCCGTCGGCACGTTCAAAGTCTAACCGCTCCCGACGCACACTTCAAGACAAAGATTAGCCCTTCCTGATAAAAGCGAATCCACGGGACTTCGATATGCGAGTCATGTTTTTTGCCCCGTCATCCACAGAACAGAACGCTGAAAAGGCATGAACCGATAAGATATCGTTACCCATTCTTCAGTATTTGTTGTACTATCCGCCCTGCCGTGGGTTGA contains these protein-coding regions:
- a CDS encoding amino acid ABC transporter substrate-binding protein, with product MRKVVVICSVIVFMIAVSPLMAASLRMGTYPIPKMVESEDRGVFIDLAREVAKRAGYVLDLEIAPPPRIVGDFSQGKFDGFFPALDVLLVFGAAAKPSPVYTIQDFAFFRKEGAELRTSEDLEGKRVGITRGYPYAAELMSNRKILFDSADDDVTNMKKLASGRIDAFVVEERNGLEALKKSGGVSVTYDATKPISRQAVYFAFKSTPDGENAAEAFSRALGEMKKDGSLAKILSRAN